TTTTTTTATCTTCTATTAAAAGCATTGACCTCCACTTTCCACCTTTAAAGCGAAAATAGAAAAAAAGGCCCAATAATGTTATATATATTGAAAAAATACACCATAATATATAAATATCCTGATTGAAAAATTCAACAGCAAAATAGGTTGGAACAATTAATACAAAAAATGATAGTATAGTTATAATTTTCATTACATATTTTGTATCCCCTGCGCCTTTTAAAGCCGCAGCAAATATTATGTTAAAGGTATCAAATATAGAATATAATGCTACAAATCTTAAAAGTATAATTGCTAAGTTGTATATAGCTACATAATTTTCAGTAAATTCCCCTTTGATAAAGGGTTTGATAAAAATATCAGGCGTAAATAAGTAAAGGAGTACCACAATTAGCATATATACAAAAACCAGATGAAAGGCTGAATATATACTTTTTTCAGCTAAAGTTGGTATACCTCTGCCCAAATACTGCCCAACCAATACTGAGGCAGCAATCCCTGAGCCAATCATTGGTAGAAAGACAAGGGTACTAACATTAAAGGCAATACTTGTTGCAGCTAGCTCTACAACACCGAGTTTCCCAACAAATAAAACAAAAATAGAAAAACCAACCATATCTAAAAAAAACTGTACACCTGCAGGAAAACCAAACTTTATTAGCTTGCTAAATAAATAAATTTTAAATGAACTATTAGATGTAATATTATACGTTTTATTATAATTTTTCATATTTATAATAATTACATATGTTAAAACATTAAAAATACTAGCTATAACTGTTGCAATTGCCGCACCTTTAATACCAGCTTCAGGAAATAAAGAGATACCAAAAATCAAAAGATAATCAAATAAAATATTTATTGCAGTAACAATAAAATTTACCCACATAACTATCCACGTTTTGCCTATGCTTGAAAAAAAACTTGATATACAAGCTGATAACAGCATGGGAAAAGCACCTAAACATAAAATGTTAAAATATATAATTTCATTTACCTTTATCTCTCCAGCGTGTCCCACTAAATTAAATATTTTACTAGAAAAAAAAGTTAAGGAACCTATTAAAGCAGCACCTATAAGGGCTAGATATATCCCCTGCCATAAAATTGAACCGATATTATCATATTGTTTTGCGCCATAATATTGAGCTATAAACGTACCTGTGTATGTTACTGTGCCTAAAAATAAACTTAGAAATGTAAAATTCATAGCGCCAGCTGGCATAGCTGCTGCTATAGTTACAGGTGAATACCATGACAGAAACATCCTATCAACAAAGTGTTGTATAGACCAAGAGCTTGTTGTCAAAATAAGTGGCGTTGCTAAAGCTAAAAATTCACCATAACCACCTTTTGATATATATCTATATCTAATCTTGTTTAATATTGTATAGATCATAATTTGGTTAATATATATTCTAAATAAATTATATCAATTTATTAAAAAATTAAAATTTTACAACAAAAGAACTGTTTAAAAATTGGGTAAATCTTAAAATATTATTATAGATAAAATAAGAAATATTATTTAACAAGACTTGAAGAAATGGGGCATATTTCCTCAACAAATCTAAAAATAGCTTTAATATAAAAAGCTGTTTCTTTCTGTGCATCCTTTGAAACTCGCAAACTATATACACGCATATAGGCTGCTAAGCTAGCTGTCTCTATAAATTCAGTATAAGCTCCAAGTGGTAAAACTATTCTTGCCTGCTCAGCTGGTATATCAACCTCTAACATCTCATTATATAAATTATAGGAATATTTGTAAAACTCATTTAGCTTTTCTATATAATGATCATTCTTATCGTTAACCTTATCCAGGCTACCCTGTTTTATTTTTTTTGCATTTATCCTAAAATAGTCAGGCATAAAAAATTGAGGCTTTTCTTTAACATACCTTCTGCTTATCTCATTTCTTGTTAATCCTATTTGATGTCTATACCATTGTCTAGCGACAAAAAAAGGCATTTTTATTCTAAATTGAAAAATAACATGACTAAAGGGTGTCCAGTGTTTATGTTCATACAAATATCTTATAAGCCTTTTGTCTTTGTCAGTTAATTTTTTTGATTCTTTACCAAAAGAAACTCTAGCGGAGTTAACAACAGTTAAATCATCACCTAGACTATTTAAACATTCAACAAAGCCAATTTTATCATGGGCAAATATAATTTTTTCATTACTCATTAAAAACCTAAGGATTCCCCAATAACCACTATCTCTATATCAGAGTTACTAGGTTTTTTTTCTAAAATTGTTGTAGCATTGCATATCCTATCTTTACTATTGCA
This genomic stretch from Deferribacterota bacterium harbors:
- the thyX gene encoding FAD-dependent thymidylate synthase, coding for MSNEKIIFAHDKIGFVECLNSLGDDLTVVNSARVSFGKESKKLTDKDKRLIRYLYEHKHWTPFSHVIFQFRIKMPFFVARQWYRHQIGLTRNEISRRYVKEKPQFFMPDYFRINAKKIKQGSLDKVNDKNDHYIEKLNEFYKYSYNLYNEMLEVDIPAEQARIVLPLGAYTEFIETASLAAYMRVYSLRVSKDAQKETAFYIKAIFRFVEEICPISSSLVK
- a CDS encoding MATE family efflux transporter codes for the protein MIYTILNKIRYRYISKGGYGEFLALATPLILTTSSWSIQHFVDRMFLSWYSPVTIAAAMPAGAMNFTFLSLFLGTVTYTGTFIAQYYGAKQYDNIGSILWQGIYLALIGAALIGSLTFFSSKIFNLVGHAGEIKVNEIIYFNILCLGAFPMLLSACISSFFSSIGKTWIVMWVNFIVTAINILFDYLLIFGISLFPEAGIKGAAIATVIASIFNVLTYVIIINMKNYNKTYNITSNSSFKIYLFSKLIKFGFPAGVQFFLDMVGFSIFVLFVGKLGVVELAATSIAFNVSTLVFLPMIGSGIAASVLVGQYLGRGIPTLAEKSIYSAFHLVFVYMLIVVLLYLFTPDIFIKPFIKGEFTENYVAIYNLAIILLRFVALYSIFDTFNIIFAAALKGAGDTKYVMKIITILSFFVLIVPTYFAVEFFNQDIYILWCIFSIYITLLGLFFYFRFKGGKWRSMLLIEDKKIFNHV